The proteins below are encoded in one region of Acanthochromis polyacanthus isolate Apoly-LR-REF ecotype Palm Island chromosome 4, KAUST_Apoly_ChrSc, whole genome shotgun sequence:
- the ivns1abpa gene encoding influenza virus NS1A-binding protein homolog A: MIPNGYLIFEDESFLDSTVAKMNALRKSGQFCDVRLQVCGHELMAHRAVLACCSPYLFEIFNSDLEPHGVSHVTFEDLDPEAVEILLNYAYTAQLKADKELVKEVYSAARRFKMERVKQICGDYLLSKMDSQNAISFRNFASSMGDGRVLAKVDAFIQDHLLEVSEQEDFLKLPRLKLEVMLEDNLTLPSNGKLYSKVLNWVQRSLWENGDQLGRLMEEVQTLYYSPDHKLVDGGLVIEGHSEVFGGEEDHLQFVQKKPVRESSQRQMSCSSSGSLSPSNQAANAPKQTARREWKYIASEKTTNNTYLCLAVLDSVLCVIFLHGRSSPQTSPSATPCLMKSLSFEAQPEELEEHPLSPMHYARSGLGTAGLNGRLIAAGGYNREECLRTVECYDPKEDRWTFIAPMRTPRARFQMAVLMGQLYVIGGSNGHSDELSCGETYDPHADEWAQVPELRTNRCNAGVCSLNNKLYVVGGSDPCGQKGLKNCDAFDPVTKTWSNCASLNIRRHQAAVCELDGFMYVIGGAESWNCLNTVERYNPENNTWTLIAPMNVARRGAGVAVHAGKLFVVGGFDGSHALRCVEAYDPARNEWRMLGSMTSSRSNAGVAMLGETIYAVGGFDGNEFLNTVEVYNPETDEWNDCTKALSPLSD; encoded by the exons ATGATTCCAAACGGTTATTTGATCTTTGAGGATGAAAGTTTCCTGGATTCTACCGTGGCCAAAATGAACGCTCTGAGAAAGAGCGGTCAGTTCTGCGATGTTAGGCTGCAG GTGTGTGGTCATGAGCTGATGGCTCACCGTGCGGTTCTGGCTTGCTGTAGTCCCTACTTGTTTGAGATCTTCAACAGTGACCTTGAGCCTCATGGAGTCTCACATGTCACTTTTGAAGACTTGGACCCAGAAGCTGTGGAGATCTTGCTTAACTATGCCTACACTGCCCA GCTGAAGGCAGACAAAGAGCTGGTCAAGGAAGTTTACTCTGCAGCCAGAAGGTTCAAGATGGAGCGAGTCAAACAG ATTTGTGGGGACTACCTGCTGTCTAAAATGGATTCCCAGAATGCCATCTCCTTTCGAAACTTCGCCAGCTCCATGGGAGACGGCAGAGTTTTGGCCAAGGTGGACGCCTTCATCCAAGACCATCTACTGGAAGTGTCTGAACAGGAAGACTTCCTTAAACTTCCCCGCCTCAAG TTAGAAGTAATGCTAGAAGACAACCTGACCCTGCCCAGCAATGGCAAGCTCTACTCTAAGGTGCTCAACTGGGTGCAGCGTAGCCTTTGGGAGAATGGTGACCAACTGGGACGTTTGATGGAGGAG GTGCAAACGCTGTACTACTCACCTGACCACAAGCTGGTGGATGGAGGGCTGGTGATTGAGGGGCACAGTGAGGTGTTTGGTGGCGAGGAGGACCACCTTCAGTTTGTGCAG AAGAAACCGGTTCGGGAGAGCAGCCAGAGACAGATGAGCTGCAGCTCTTCAGGAAGCCTGTCACCCTCCAACCAAGCAGCAAATGCCCCAAAGCAGACCGCCAGGAGAGAGTGGAAGTACATCGCCTCCGAGAAGACCACAA ACAACACCTACTTGTGTCTGGCTGTGCTGGACAGTGTGCTGTGTGTGATCTTCCTGCACGGTCGCAGCAGCCCTCAGACATCGCCTTCTGCCACACCCTGTTTGATGAAGAGCCTCAGCTTCGAGGCCCAGCCTGAAGAGCTTGAAGAGCACCCGCTGTCACCCATGCATTACGCTCGCTCTGGCCTGGGCACCGCAGGCCTGAACGGCAGACTCATCGCAGCAG GAGGTTACAACAGAGAGGAATGTCTGAGGACTGTGGAGTGTTACGACCCCAAAGAGGACCGCTGGACCTTCATCGCACCCATGCGGACTCCGAGGGCTCGATTCCAGATGGCCGTGCTCATG GGCCAGCTGTATGTGATTGGAGGTTCAAACGGACATTCTGACGAGCTGAGTTGCGGGGAGACGTACGACCCACATGCTGATGAGTGGGCTCAAGTGCCAGAGCTGAGGACAAACCGCTGCAATGCAG GTGTCTGCTCCTTGAACAACAAACTTTACGTTGTGGGAGGGTCGGACCCCTGCGGGCAGAAGGGCCTGAAGAACTGTGATGCTTTTGACCCTGTCACCAAAACCTGGTCCAACTGTGCCTCCCTTAACATCA GGCGGCACCAGGCAGCAGTGTGTGAGTTGGATGGCTTCATGTACGTGATAGGAGGGGCAGAGTCGTGGAACTGCCTGAACACTGTGGAACGCTACAACCCTGAGAACAACACCTGGACTCTGATCGCCCCCATGAACGTGGCTCGCAGGGGGGCCGGCGTTGCTGTCCATGCAG GCAAACTGTTTGTTGTCGGCGGCTTCGATGGCTCCCACGCTCTCCGCTGCGTGGAGGCGTACGACCCCGCCCGCAACGAGTGGAGGATGCTGGGAAGCATGACATCATCTCGCAGCAATGCGGGCGTGGCCATGCTGGGAGAAACCATCTACGCCGTGGGGGGCTTCGACGGAAACGAGTTCCTCAACACCGTGGAGGTTTACAACCCCGAGACAGACGAGTGGAACGACTGCACCAAGGCCCTATCTCCCCTCTCTGACTGA
- the swt1 gene encoding LOW QUALITY PROTEIN: transcriptional protein SWT1 (The sequence of the model RefSeq protein was modified relative to this genomic sequence to represent the inferred CDS: inserted 1 base in 1 codon), whose translation MSKKSKKRRHKKSSSSSEEDEKVSTEQDGKRKKAVKSHERSHKEKEKSFPSTVKDDSQSSRQIKKPVYRLANTQATEQKPIKKEEQCTKTKSVSAPFRGENCSSKAKHDVSGKGKTVSGSKTVEREPSTHLNTSSLHTPPLRTEKTSKDRLDEKSSQRSPSKLRKCSTSPSSVSAEHKRRHDSHRRKHIAKEPSRTRNDSSTHKTWEPTSSSSKDSLEQRRRELVKDEHHRLQEKESKARRSLCAEAESSSASVPKTSSSLAKHTSSESYSQVLKKDTSVSWTVTSGSHKTAQSSSTQTQIPPLIPSMPPDFKIPKKVQPRQVDDNKTISTITNVKHGVKLSDSEKVSVSSTEQETVQQAHSCLDVAHKFEGQDKKSSLPHQLPATTTKPWHDQMQVVEELHLARSEKRLEVSIMQSYGELTCMDVDSEGEPPADTQCRRPPQQGLILVLDTNILLSHLDYVKKIRFHGLGALGFPVILIPWVVLQELDSLKRGKGFAGSVAHLATPAISYIYNSLKSREPXLWGQSMQQAAESINGLNAENNDDRVLQCCLQYQNLYPECALILCTNDKNLCSKGLLSGVHTLCKSDLESKVQRSRHGLDMLENIQAPMLPHVSPQVSSSMLSRSSTPVQPHSQEKAGCSVGLTEKDIKRLGERDEEKAKWDLRRNVSGLEDCLLEVLSDVLEAEMKAAYEDLWIEVVYQKPPWTLKDVLQCFKKHWIAVFGFCVPRSKLQTVLNLINFFNSGETVDCSTTSVAIQEAKELVKAFSKSSTLVPNAIFVMDDIFNKLQSQLHPSAEGESSSSDVVMNDDDEEEQPTPAQVSHQEVWAVFEGIWSKVYPMSLEVFKALGFDPYTMQSAQPVGGPPPPQDAVACLHKLSSMVSQLLQAFSSVLSSAPGLEEVQNLLSIIQSNKLTNEESRLTAKDLLDCFLQPDYREKLRVGGSQLMELQQALDRCVWATSQHTTFPM comes from the exons atgtccaaaaagtcaaaaaagagAAGACACAAGAAGTCTTCATCCTCAAGTGAAGAAGATGAGAAG gtATCAACGGAACAAGATGGCAAGAGAAAGAAAGCTGTAAAGAGTCACGAGAG GAGCcataaggaaaaagaaaaatcttttcCCTCTACTGTTAAAGATGACTCCCAAAGCAGCCGCCAGATCAAAAAGCCTGTCTACAGATTGGCAAACACACAAGCAACAGAACAGAAACCCATTAAGAAGGAAGAACAATGTACTAAAACAAAAAGTGTCTCTGCGCCATTCCGTGGGGAAAATTGCTCCAGCAAAGCAAAACATGATGTTTCAGGGAAAGGTAAAACTGTCAGTGGAAGTAAGACTGTGGAAAGGGAACCCTCAACACACTTGAACACTAGCAGTTTACATACACCTCCTCTGAGAACAGAGAAGACGTCTAAAGACAGGTTAGATGAAAAGTCTTCCCAGAGGAGCCCATCCAAATTAAGGAAGTGCTCAACAAGTCCCAGTTCAGTCTCTGCTGAACACAAGCGGAGGCACGATTCACACAGGAGGAAGCATATAGCTAAGGAACCGTCAAGAACCAGAAATGACAGTAGCACTCACAAGACCTGGGAACCTACCTCTTCTTCCTCCAAGGATTCTCTAGAGCAAAGAAGAAGGGAGCTGGTCAAAGATGAGCACCACAGGCTTCAAGAAAAGGAGTCAAAGGCCAGAAGGAGCTTGTGTGCAGAGGCAGAATCTTCCTCTGCCTCTGTCCCAAAGACGTCTTCCAGCTTAGCCAAGCATACTTCTTCAGAGAGTTACTCTCAGGTGCTGAAGAAAGACACTTCAGTTTCATGGACTGTCACATCAGGGTCACACAAAACAGCTCAGTCATCATCTACTCAAACACAAATACCTCCACTCATACCGTCGATGCCTCCTGATTTTAAGATACCAAAAAAGGTTCAGCCAAGACAAGTtgatgacaataaaacaatTTCCACAATCACAAATGTCAAACACGGAGTTAAGCTCTCAGACTCAGAGAAGGTTTCAGTGAGCAGCACGGAGCAGGAAACTGTCCAACAAGCTCACAGCTGTTTGGATGTTGCACATAAGTTTGAAGGACAAGATAAAAAGTCGTCTTTGCCTCACCAGCTCCCAGCCACCACCACTAAGCCTTGGCATGACCAG ATGCAAGTGGTTGAAGAGCTTCATCTTGCTCGCTCTGAGAAGAGACTGGAGGTCAGTATCATGCAGAGCTATGGGGAGCTCACCTGCATGGACGTAGATTCTGAAGGAGAACCACCCGCAGATACACAAT GCAGACGGCCTCCTCAGCAAGGCCTGATCCTCGTTCTGGACACCAACATTCTCCTCAGTCACCTGGATTATGTGAAGAAGATCAGATTTCATGGCCTTGGAG CCCTGGGCTTCCCTGTCATCCTGATCCCCTGGGTGGTGCTTCAGGAGTTGGATTCcctaaaaagaggaaaaggcTTTGCAGGATCTGTGGCCCACCTGGCAACTCCTGCTATCTCGTACATTTACAACTCGCTGAAGAGCCGAGAAC ACCTCTGGGGGCAGTCGATGCAGCAGGCCGCTGAGAGCATCA ATGGTCTGAATGCTGAGAATAATGATGACAGAGTGCTGCAGTGCTGCCTGCAATACCAGAATCTGTATCCAGAGTGTGCTCTTATCCTGTGCAC CAATGATAAGAATCTGTGCAGTAAAGGTCTCCTGAGTGGGGTGCATACCCTCTGCAAGAGTGATTTGGAGTCAAAGGTTCAGAGATCCAGACATGGCCTTGACATGCTGGAAAACATTCAGGCTCCCATGCTGCCTCACGTCAGCCCCCAGGTCTCATCATCAATGCTAAGCAGGAGCAGCACACCAGTTCAGCCACACAGTCAAGAGAAAGCAGGCTGTTCTGTCGGACTCACAGAGAAGG ATATCAAGCGGCTCGGTGAAAGAGACGAGGAAAAGGCAAAATGGGACCTTAGAAGAAATGTTTCTGGACTAGAGGACTGTTTACTTGAGGTGCTGTCTGATGTGTTAGAGGCGGAGATGAAGGCTGCTTACGAAGACCTCTGGATAGAG GTAGTTTATCAAAAGCCACCCTGGACTCTGAAAGATgtgctgcagtgttttaaaAAGCACTGGATTGCTGTTTTTGGGTTCTGTGTCCCACGCAGTAAGCTGCAAACTGTTTTGAATCTCATCAACTTCTTTAACTCAG GTGAAACAGTGGACTGTAGCACTACCTCAGTGGCAATTCAAGAAGCCAAGGAGCTTGTGAAAGCTTTCTCGAAAAGTTCGACCCTTGTTCCCAATGCCATCTTTGTAATGGACGACATATTCAATAAGCTGCAATCTCAG CTGCATCCATCTGCGGAGGGCGAGTCTTCTTCCTCTGATGTTGTCatgaatgatgatgatgaagaagagcAGCCCACACCTGCTCAGGTTTCTCACCAGGAAGTGTGGGCTGTGTTTGAGGGCATCTGGTCTAAAGTTTACCCAATGAG CTTGGAAGTGTTCAAAGCTCTGGGCTTTGACCCTTACACCATGCAGAGTGCTCAGCCAGTGGGAGGTCCCCCACCGCCACAGGACGCCGTAGCCTGTTTGCACAAACTGTCCTCCATGGTCTCACAGCTGCTCCAAGCCTTCAGCAG TGTTTTGTCCTCAGCTCCTGGTTTGGAGGAAGTCCAGAATCTGCTCAGCATCATCCAGTCCAATAAG CTTACTAATGAAGAGTCCAGACTAACAGCCAAAGACCTTCTTGACTGTTTCTTACAACCAGACTACAG GGAGAAGCTCAGAGTCGGAGGGAGCCAGTTAatggagctgcagcaggccTTGGATCGTTGTGTCTGGGCCACGAGTCAACACACCACCTTCCCCATGTAG